aaatttgaaataaattcaaataagtcGGTCTAAACAAAAAACTAGTCACTTACCATCTTTACTATTTGTTCCAACATTAAATGCATCACTAATTGTATAAACTTCAAGAGCATTAAGTAAAGGAGGAAAAGTTGAAGTATCTGAAGCTTGCAAAATAAATGTAGTATTTGCTGAAGCAGTGATATTAGTTATATAAACTTCTTTCACACTTCCAAGAGGAGGAACAATAGGACTTGAAAATGGCTTATTGTCTATGTACATTTGAATTGATCTTTTTCCAAATGCACTTTCCATCACTTCTGAGAAATAAGCATTGATATAAATTGGAAGTTCCTCTTGTGGAAGCCTATTGATAAATTGTATGTATTCTGAAGTGCTTGATGAAACAACTGCATTTTGTAGTGCATCTTGTGGTGGATGATCTTCTGAAGTACTTATGTCAAAGCTTGTTTCTTCACTTTTTACTTCAGAAAGTAGGATACCATACGCAGGGGTCCATATTCGATCGAAAATATCATCTggatatctattttaaaattctcaAATAATTCAGAtacatacaaaataatttaaccGATGTAAATATCATCTGGATATCTATTTTGAAGTATATTCACTGTGAGACGGACgaaatatatgaaaactttttatCTTAgcatattttatatgaattgtCAAAAACTTAATCATTAGAGTGTGTTTGGATAaagtaaatgaattttttttttgaaatttaaaattctaagcAAGTCAAatgttttaattgaattatttttatgtttaaattttgttgtttgaaTAGAGTATGCTCAGATAAGGTttgagttatttttataaatctcAAAGTTAagttttaagataaaaaaaatataaatatcaaaataaaaatggtttaaaatgaaaattcaaaatttaggccataattgaaattttgtaaatgtTGAGGGATCGATTTGCAAAATTTGAAATACTATAAGGACAAATgtgcaaaattttgaaatatatagggataaatttgtaaatttggTAAACTATTttaagattaatattttataaagtaaagagagaatttaaattcttaaattttaggtgatatttgaaatttcctaaatttaattttaataaaataccttatgaaatttcttaaatttgttTCTAAATTTATCATCTAACCCAATTAATTTATATCAAAGAATTTAAATTACCTACAAAAATTACATCTCTTTCTAAAATTATCTCATTAAGACACACTTTTACTAAATGATCAATTgtgaaagttatttttattatttcttaaactTATAACTGAAAATAAAAGCATAAATTATTTTCGAATAGGAATACCTTATAGTTTTATTTCCACCAAAAGCATATCTCCATTGCAAAATCAATGCATGATTGGAATCAACATGACTATACATTGTAGGGTCCAAGCTTCTTACTTCAAGTGATGATATCAAAGGGAATTGTTTAGGCTTTGTTTGAGCAACACATATGCTAGTGAAATTTCCCTTGGTTACATATACTGCTTcataattaacataataataactTGATGTATTAACACTTGCCCAATAGTTACCATCAAATTGAAGATCAAATATTGGTGGTGATAATTTATTGTCATAATTTCCATAGTAAAAGCTTGCTCTAGCAAGTACTTTTTCTCCCTTTGGAACTTTGATAGAATAGcaatttttctttcttgttgGAAAATATCTTAGAGTGCTTAATGGGCTAGAACCTAAATATACTTGTTGAGATACCCCATTTTTAATGTAATCATCATCACCAACccattttatattgttttcatCAATGAAAGATCTAGAGGATCCACAATTGATACTCACAAAGATTGTGAGTGAAGGTTTTGAAAATAAAAGCAAAGAAATTgctatgattaaaagaaaactTAAGGGGGTTGTCATGGATGTGTTTGTGAAGAATTTTATGAGAAGGAGATGGTAACTAGATTGAGTTGTGTTTAGGATAAACATGTTTTGGATATATATAATGATGCCTTTATGATTTTATTGATGATATGTATATAGTTGACCAACTAGCAAAgttgtatttcaaaaattattcattatttaaCTCTTGATTGGGATTAATACTCAAGGgtattttggttgattttgaaGTTATATCTATTTGACTTAGGATTTAgatattacatatattttatagttgttaatatgttatattaataattaagatttcaactatagattttatttttaaattcgtTTAAGTATTCAGTTCAACCACTTAAACTATTTTAGAGACATGTTCATAAGCcgttattagttaatttttgcACATTCTCCAACATAATTTAcgaaaatagtttataatttatataaaaatagttaaattttattttatcaataattgtaaaaaaaaaacaacaacttatatataagtatttatgtttatataagaaacacttaattaaattatctatTAAAACGTAAGTACATGGTGATGATATTCAATCTTATCATGAGGGCCAACACACCAAAATTAAGCCAATTAACTACTGATCATAGCCCACACATTTGTACAAAATATATCTTAGTGGAACAAAGATCAAGATAGaattaaaacagaaaatatcTGTCAATTGGTGTAGAATGTCatgtaattctttttttattaaatagagaaaaaaattatgattaatattgataatattaataattattttacaataattttatatgaaatttacattttatttttaaaattataatatcaaacTCTTATCGCTGAACTTCTAaatatattgtaatttaatcaattgagttgtctataataaaatatgtggGTGGCAACCAGAATAATAATAGGTGGGCTGAGTATATAATAATCTATTTCACAATTTGAAGTCAAATTCCAAATTTTAGGAATgctataattttattatgtagCAATGCACGTCACTACTACagaaatatatacaaatttattcACTCTTCAATCATTCTTGTGATATTATATATCAAACATGGTAGTCATGATTGtgattgttcttttttttttaaaaaaagtcatGGTTATTATTGTAATACTTCATTTGATAACTATTGGTGTATATAAATTGGAGATATATATAGTGAGAATGGTTTTTTTATATGACGAATAAAAGGAATACATGAGagtcattagattaaaatagattttaaaattaaaaatctcaattgaAAAATCTATATGTCTCTTTGTTCAATCCTTaactcatttttcattttctccaaATTTTCAAGTTCTAGAATATACTCTTAATTCCAACCAATTTTGGCCCTTTGTTTTAGTTATACAAATCATAAATatcacatttttaaatatatattcgtATAAATTTACATATTCAAATGTAAAAACGTATTAATTCGTTgatagatttaaaaattaataaatttatttttaagattaaattaacataaatgaaTTTACGAACATTATAATAAATTCGAGTGAATTCGACAAATACAATagttttttctctaattttaaaaaatctaattttttaagttcaattcgaaaaatctattttttctctcttctctgaAAAATTTCAAGACTAACATTAACTCTTCTCATATTTATAGAGACGATATTATTGAAATTGAACTTTTAAatgaattaacttttttttggaCAATTTTAACCTTTAACAACTTTAATAACttatgtcttttttattttgaagtataattttgtcaattataaatatgaaattttatagtCATTTTGTATACTTTTATCCTATAACTAAATTGAAAGTTTGAGTTAGTGATGAATTTATGgcgttataaaaatttatatgtcatttatatattaattttaatattacacCCAACAACTCCACCGAGATTAAAggtctaaattatattttaataaacatATTTGCGTGATGAAAAAtaatagaagaaataaaaaaaaaaatcatacacaaTAATAGTGATGAAAAACTTTGATTCACAAAGTGATGATGAAGAGactgaaaataacttttgttgtCTCGATATAGATTTCAAATAcacgagagagagagagagaaaaaaaaaaattatgttttgacCTTAGTCTATATATTCTATATTTCTTCCTGAGTCTATTTTAAAACAAGACATGCATAATTTTGAAATGC
This region of Cicer arietinum cultivar CDC Frontier isolate Library 1 chromosome 8, Cicar.CDCFrontier_v2.0, whole genome shotgun sequence genomic DNA includes:
- the LOC101495196 gene encoding uncharacterized protein At1g24485-like; its protein translation is MFILNTTQSSYHLLLIKFFTNTSMTTPLSFLLIIAISLLLFSKPSLTIFVSINCGSSRSFIDENNIKWVGDDDYIKNGVSQQVYLGSSPLSTLRYFPTRKKNCYSIKVPKGEKVLARASFYYGNYDNKLSPPIFDLQFDGNYWASVNTSSYYYVNYEAVYVTKGNFTSICVAQTKPKQFPLISSLEVRSLDPTMYSHVDSNHALILQWRYAFGGNKTIRYPDDIFDRIWTPAYGILLSEVKSEETSFDISTSEDHPPQDALQNAVVSSSTSEYIQFINRLPQEELPIYINAYFSEVMESAFGKRSIQMYIDNKPFSSPIVPPLGSVKEVYITNITASANTTFILQASDTSTFPPLLNALEVYTISDAFNVGTNSKDVEGLLQLQLAFEVLVDWSGDPCLPYPYNWDWIQCTSDSKPRVIALYLSGYELQGTLPDFSSMTSLETIDLHNNTIEGPILDFLGLLPNLKTLNLSYNRFNGSIPASLVNNKNIEIDTTNNCLLGMKCQPLKDSRSNQPPPPQFNSGDDPNIIGGFVGNGSVKNNKLLILFLVATQTLLPMIFLKFI